CGGTGGTTGCCCCGTGCAAATTCGCCCCCGGGGGGAACGGAGGAGAAGGCCGGCCGTGGAGCTGGCCGGGGTTGCGCAATGACCGGCTCCTTTCGTTACTAGGCATTTGCGACGTCGTCAGTTCGTGCTGTGCTGACGGCCGATGCAAGCAGCAGCGCGTTCGCCTGCTCGTTTCGCGAAGAGTTAAGGCGACGCTGAAGGGTTAGTAGGACCTTGTAAAATAGAGTATCCTGCGTGCAGTTTGGACAGAAGCTCGCTGCTCATCCGCCATGGTTCGGCTCCGCATCATGTTTGAAGTGCGACGGTCACACTAATGACGGGAACGATCAAGCTACGTACTCCTTCCCGGGTATTCAAAGCTCGAAGACCGCTGTTTTGATCGACGCGTCCGTGCTTCGGTAGCGCCAGCGGAAGGCCCGACGAAACGTGCCGCAGGGTGACCGTACCCCCGCCAGAGGTTCGTCAGGATCAATGGAGCGTAGCGTACGTTTGCCTCAGGCGGCAGGGCTCCATTGTCCGTCCCCCGAGTTGACACCCGGATGACGCGTGCCGAGCCACCACCTTCCGGCCGAGCTATTCGGGTCCTAAAACAGGATCAGCGTCGCCATAGCTTAGGAGTAAGACATCATTCTTTGTCCTCGCTCTCGCAGTCGAAGCGATTCTGACGCATGCTATTCAACCTTTCGAACACTGATCGCTCATTCTGGCCATAGAGCTTAATGCCAATGATGACTTCTCGCAGATGTGCTATATTGTAGCGTTTGGTTTGCTCGACCCAGCGGTCGAGCGTAGCATCGTCAAGCGATGGCTCCTTGGCTTTGAAGTAGGCGCGGCGGGTCTGGGCGGACGACATACCAACTTCCATGATGGTGTCAAAGCGAGAAGGGCGATCGACAAAGCGCCTGTCCAGACGGTCAGGGTGGTTGGTGGTCGCAACGTGCAGCACGTTCGCAGTTTGCGCGTTGCCATCGAGCAACGCAAGAAAGTGCTCAGCGCCCCATCTTTCCACGAGCTCGTCCAGATCCTCCATAACCATGACCACGGGCCGCTCGGGCTCAATGCGACGCAGCAGACCGACACACGCGCTAGCCAGTTGCGGGCGATCGATAAAGACAACTACGCCATTATGATCTCGGACAACGACCTGTGTCATTTGTCCGATTGCGCAGGTCTTGCCACTACCGGGAGGGCCCCACAGGAGCATGCCGCGCTTGTGCGTGAAGCCGTACTCGACGTACTTCTCGCGCAGAGCCCAGAACTTGTCGAACTCGACCAAAAGCCTCTCCGCGGCGGTGTCCGGCAAGTTCAAGAGCGTGTCAGTTACAGTCGGCACCTTTTCGAAAAAAACGGTGCAACTATTTTCGCGGCAGCGATAAGCACCTGCTGGCAATTCCAAGGAAGCGTCAGAGACTGGGAGGAAGGTCGTGCCGCTCCGCGCCCACAGCGCAGCATTAAGATGGAATTCGTGATCCATGTACTGGTCCACGCACTCGTCGACGCACTCGTCCACGCACTCGTCCTTGTTCTCGTTTACGGAGAAGGCCTCTTTCATGTACTTCCTCGATTGTTAGATGGAGTGTCAGAGTAAAGGGGTAGCAATAGTTGTGCCATCGCAAACGAGGTCCGTATAGCGACCGCGATCCTGACCGGCGGCAGTCACGTGGCTGGTGAAGGGAAGGCTTATGTATTCACCCGTTGCGACACCGATGTGTGGCTAATTCGACAGACTTGTCCGAAATCGACCAAGCAATGCCGCGGCGTTCTTGTTTTCAATGAAGTATCACTTCGGCATTCAGTGGCCTGGCCGTTGCGAGCAGTTGGGCGGTCTGGCCAGACTTATCCTCGTGATCGTGGGTCGACACATTCTTGCCTCGATTCCGTTCGGCGGGCCGAACTGTGTTTGGTCGCTCTTCGAGTACATGCCCATGATTAACGTTATGGCCAAATGCGCAGAGCCCCACACTGGGTGCTGCTGCAAGTCTAGTGTCCTGAACCAGAGCATTGGATCGGCAGAAGCGCTCGATTGAATTGGTCCATGGAAATGGTTTTGGATCGGCGTTGTGCCGTTCGATGAATGAAGCGATGTCGGCCCTGACGGCGGCAATGCTCCGATAGACGCTGCGCCTGATGTTCTTGTCGGTCAGGAGCTCGAAGAAGCGCTCCTGATTGAGCCATGACGAGCTGGTCGGGGTCAGGTGCACATGCCAACGCGGCCTTTTAACTAGCCATCGCCGGATCAGCGGGGTCGTGTGCGTGGCGTAGTTGTCCATGACGAGATGGACGTCGAGCCGGCGCGGGCTGGGTCTCGTCGAGGAGCTTGCAAAATTCGGCGGCGCGGTGAAGTCGGTAGCACTTGCCGATGACCCGTCCGGTCGCAATATCGAGGGCGCGACCAGCGAGGTGGTGCCATGCCTTTTGTAGTCATGGCTCCTTCGGGCCGGCTGGCCAGGTCGCATCGGCCACATCGGCTGGCTGCGATCCAGAGCCTGGATTTGGGATTTGTCGCTCACACACGGGACGATGGCGTGCTGCGGCGGCGAGACGTAAAGCCGACGACGTCGCGGACCTTGGCCAGTAGGTACGGGTCTGTCGAGAGCTTGAACGTCTCCATCCGATGCGGCTGGCCCGAAGGCCCGCCAGATGCGTTGAACCGTCGACACCAACAGACCGCTCGCCTTTGCCATGCTGCGGGAGCTCCAATGCGTGGCGGGGCAGTTCTCCAGCGTTCGCACGGTCACGACTTCGATTCGGACATCATCAACCGTGCGCGGAGCCCCGGAACGCGGCTCGTCGTGAAGCCCGGCCACGCGCTGCTCTACAAAAACGGTGGCGCGACTTGCCTACCGTCCCGCCGCTCCAGGCGCAGCTTGGCCGCCACTTTCTTGTTCTGTCCTCCCTCCGCGCAGGTCAACACAATCCGGGCTTTCAGAGCCAGCGCCTGCGCCGTGTTCCGCCGCTTCGTCAGTGACGTCAGTGCGGCACGCTCATCATCGCTCAATATCAGGGGCGCAAGTAGCTGGACCGACATCAAATCCTTCGTCGCTATTCCAGCACCCAGCTCTGGCACAACCAAGCGAATCCAATGCGATTTTACGATTGCGAACTTGTGAGTCAGGACAGTAGTCATCTGGAATGCAAGTTCGTCACCGCCGGCGAGCTCGCTCGACGGCTCACGGCTTTGTTATGGGGGCAAAGATGCTTTCGGTCTCGATCAATGGATCGTGGATACTGCGAGGAGCGAACTGGCCTCGCTTGCGCAAGAGATCGACCGCGACATTGCAGCTGTCGCGGAGCCATCACCCAACCCTAGAGCACTATCCCCATCGACGGGCTCTTATGGTCCCTGCTGTCCGGAACGGAATCTCCGCATCGATAAGTGTAGCCTCTGCCGAGATTAGGTTGCGGCGCGGTGAGTAGGCCTCGGTGTGCTGACGTCGAGGCTCGATGTGGACGGCGGTAACTAACACAAGTCCAAATAGCGGCCGATCGATCAAGTTGCACGGTCGTCGGCGGGCTCTCTTTGTCAGGTGCGGCAGTTGCCGCGCCGTTGATGGCCGCAAATCAGCCGGCCTGGATGTTTAATTCTCTCTTCCTCAGAACAAGGAACCGGCACCCGGCGGCACGCCGCACCCGGGTCATCAGGGTCCCAGGGAGTCTCCCGGGCGGGGGGCTCCTGCGCGCCTTCCGGTGGGCCCTCTTGCGTGCGGGCTGAAGCAGTGCCTACCAACAAAAGCAGTGCGGCCGTAGTCAAAAGCGCGCGTTTCATCCGGTTTCCACTAGAACAGATACGAGAACTCCACAGCCAAGTATGCCATCCCAGGTGCTAAGGAGTAGCCGGCGTTGGTTCACCAGAGGTCTCGACTTCATTCCAGGATCGTACAATGTGACGCTAGGTGCGATTCAAGCCTTTTCATAACGGAGGCACAAAGTATCAACCTCACATCGCTTAGGTCAGCGCTCCCGACGGCATCGAGCGGGAGGGCGTGATTGCTGCCGGCCCCAACGTAGTGCCCGTCCTGGCGATCGGCCTGGCTTGTCGAAGCTCGGCGAACGCGTGACATAGACGCCGCAGGAGATTCCAGCTCAGCTACCATCTCCACCATTGTGCGGCGGCTGGTCTTGGCCATGAACAAGGCCCAGTCGATGACGGCGTCCACAGGTTTGCTGATCGCTTCGGTTTGTGCACTCTTACCGAGCTTGTCCGAGATCGCCCAGGATACCGGAATAGCGCCAGCACGGCGATCAGCAAAGCATGCTCTGCGTGCTCCATGCGTCCATGTGCGGTCATGAGTTCTTCGTAACTCGACAGTCACTCGCAACAGGCATGGATAGTGTTGCCGGAGCATGTCGGCGCCGGAGATGCACCTGGATGCAGACCTCGATCCGGCACTGGAGATGAATGCCGACGTATACCTGCATGACTGACAGCGAGATGGCCAAGACATTCCTCGACAGAGCGACGCCCCGGAGTGCCTAGACGCCACGTGTTCCATGCGTTCTCTTTTACAATTGCTTGCCGCCTGGAACGTCGTTATCAGGTTCGAATAAACTCACGGACATATTGGTCATCGCGGAGCCTGATTCTCCCGATATCGACGGCATGTTCGCCTCCTCTTCCGAGCTCCGCTAATGGGCCTCCTGCCCCCGCCAGCAAGCGAAGCTGGTAAGGGGCGGCAAAGACAAGGAGCACACCATGTCTCAGACACCCAATACCGCGATCGCCGTGATCGGCATCGATATCGGCAAGAACTCGTTCAACGTCGTCGGCCACGATGCGCGCGGCGCCATCGTTCTGCGTCAAAAGTGACCGCGTGGGCAAGTGGAGGCGCGGCTCGCAAATCTGCCGCGTTGCCTGATCGGTATGGAAGCCTGCGTCGGCGCACATCACCTGAGCCGCAAACTCGCATCGCTTGGTCACGATGCGAGGTTGATGCCGGCCAAATATGTCCGCCCCTATAGCAGGGGACAGGAGAACGACTTCAATGACGCCGAAGCGATTGCCGAAGCCGTGCAGCGCCCGACGATGAAGTTCGTGGCGACCAAGACCGCGGAGCAACTGGATCTGCAGGCGCTGCACCGGGTGCGCGAGCGGCTGGTATCGCAACGCACCGGCATCATCAACCAGATTCGCGCCTTCATGTTGGAGCGCGGGATCGCCGTGCGCCAAGGTATCGGCTTCTTGCGCACCGAACTGCCCACCATC
This is a stretch of genomic DNA from Bradyrhizobium sp. CCBAU 53338. It encodes these proteins:
- a CDS encoding transposase, with the translated sequence MAKASGLLVSTVQRIWRAFGPAASDGDVQALDRPVPTGQGPRRRRLYVSPPQHAIVPCVSDKSQIQALDRSQPMWPMRPGQPARRSHDYKRHGTTSLVAPSILRPDGSSASATDFTAPPNFASSSTRPSPRRLDVHLVMDNYATHTTPLIRRWLVKRPRWHVHLTPTSSSWLNQERFFELLTDKNIRRSVYRSIAAVRADIASFIERHNADPKPFPWTNSIERFCRSNALVQDTRLAAAPSVGLCAFGHNVNHGHVLEERPNTVRPAERNRGKNVSTHDHEDKSGQTAQLLATARPLNAEVILH
- a CDS encoding AAA family ATPase, producing the protein MKEAFSVNENKDECVDECVDECVDQYMDHEFHLNAALWARSGTTFLPVSDASLELPAGAYRCRENSCTVFFEKVPTVTDTLLNLPDTAAERLLVEFDKFWALREKYVEYGFTHKRGMLLWGPPGSGKTCAIGQMTQVVVRDHNGVVVFIDRPQLASACVGLLRRIEPERPVVMVMEDLDELVERWGAEHFLALLDGNAQTANVLHVATTNHPDRLDRRFVDRPSRFDTIMEVGMSSAQTRRAYFKAKEPSLDDATLDRWVEQTKRYNIAHLREVIIGIKLYGQNERSVFERLNSMRQNRFDCESEDKE